The window ATGTCGTGATCGTGGCCTGACGCACTCAGCGCGCGAGCGCGAGCAAGGCGTCGCGGGCGTCGGCGCGGGCCTGGGTCCAGGCGCGGTCGAGCGGTTCGGTCGGGGCGCCGGTGGCGTGCATCAGGGCAAGGCCGCGCATCGTGTTGAGCAGGACGTCGGCGCGGACATCTAGGCGCTTGGGACTGCGGACCGGGCCGGCCATCGCGCGGATCACGGCGCGGATCGCCTCGTCGAGGTCCTCCTCGAGCTGCAGCACCCGCGGGTGGAGCTTCGGGTCGGTGCGGGCGGCGACGTAGACCTCGAGCGCGGCCGTGTAGATCGGGTCGTGAAACTTGTCCCACAGCGCGTCGAGGCCGACCTCGACGCGGCGGGGCCCGACCGGGATGTCCTCCAGCATCGCGAGCACCTCGTCGGTGCGGCGGCGCCCGATCTCCTCGACGACCTCGACGACCAGCCGCGCCTTGTCCGGGTACTGGTGGGTGACCGCCCCCCGGGAGACGCCGGCACGCTCGGCGACCGCCGCGATCGTCACGCCGGGGTACCCGCGCTCGACCAGGCAGGCGATGGTCGCGGCGATCACCTTCTCCCGGGTCGCGGAACTGCGCTCCACCTGCGTCGCCACGACCCCTAGCTTACGGGACGCCTGTCCGGTAACTTGCGGGATACACGTCCCGTAACTTGTCCCAGGGAGCTCACGTGAGCCGACGTGACCCACGCATCGCCGTCATCGGGGCCGGCATGTCCGGCCTCTGCCTCGCCGCCAAGATGCGCGCGGCCGGGATGGAGAACGTCGTCCTGTTCGAGAAGGCCGACCGGGTCGGCGGGACGTGGCGGGAGAACACCTACCCGGGCCTGAGTTGTGACGTACCGTCACGTTACTACTCCTACAGCTTCGCGCCGAACCCGCACTGGACCCGTCTCTACTCGCCGGGCGCGGAGATCCAGGAGTACCTGCGCCGGGTCGCGCGGGACCTCGATCTCGAACGGCACATCCGCTTCCGCACCGAGGTGCAGGAAGCCGAGTGGATCGACGGCCGCTGGCGCGTCCGCACCACGGACGGCGCGGAGGAGGACTTCGACTTCCTCGTCTCCGCTGCCGGCGTCCTGCACCACCCACGCGTCGCCGACATCCCCGGCCTCGACTCCTTCGCGGGCGCGTCGTTCCACTCCGCCCAGTGGGACCACTCCGTCCCGCTCGACGGCCGCCGGGTCGCGGTCATCGGCAGCGGCTCGACCGCCACGCAGATCACCGTCGCGCTCGCCCCGCGGTGCGCGGAATTCAAACTCTTCGCCCGCACCCCGCAGTGGGTGTACCCGACCCCGAACCCGCAGTACCGGCCGTGGAGCCGGTTGATGCTCGCCTCGTTCCCCGCCCTGAACCGCCGCTGGGGCCGGATCTCCTACCGGTTCTGGCAGACCGTGCTCGAGCAGGTCTTCGGCATGGCGGTCATCCGGCCCGGGTGGCAGCGGCACCTGGTCACGGTGTCCTGCCACCTCCACCTGCGCCGGGTGAAGGACCCGGCCCTCCGCGAGCGACTGCGGCCGAAGGACAAGCCCGCGTGCAAGCGGATGATCTTCGCGTCGAGGTTCTACAAGCGCTTCAACGACGGGGACGCCACGCTCGTCGACACCCCGATCGACCGGGTGACGGAGCAGGGCATCCGCACCACCGACGGGCAGCTGCACGAGGTCGACGTGATCGTGCTCGCGACCGGGTTCCACGCCCACACCTACCTGCGCCCCGTCGAGCTGATCGGCCCCGACGGCCTGCGCCTGTCGAAGGTCTGGAGCGGTGAGCCCCGCGGGTACCGCACGATCGCCCTGCCCGGTTTCCCGAACTTCTTCCTGCTGCTCGGCCCGCACTCGCCGATCGGCAACCAGTCGCTGTTCATGATCACCGAGACGCAGGTCGACTATCTGCTGCAGTGGGTGGAGCGTTGGCGCGCCGGCGAGTACGACGCCGCCACCCCGACCGAGGACGCCACCGACGCCTTCCAGGCCGAGATGCGCCGCGCCTACCCGGACACGATCTGGACCAGCGGCTGCCAGAGCTGGTACCTCGGTGCCGACGGGCTCCCCGCGCTGTGGCCGTTCACCCCGCAGGACCACCGCGACATGCTCGCTGAGCCGAACCTCGCCGAGTGGGAGCTGACGAAGGCCTGAAGCTGACGATCCGTCAGACGCGAGCGACCCGCTGGGCGGCCCGGCCCGCGAGCCGCTCGACCTGGCCGAGCGAGGGCCACCGGCCGTCGGGGCGGACCGACGTCACGATCACCTCGGCCGCACCCACCTGGGCGTGCAGGTCGATGCCCCGGATGCGGACGACCGCCCCTTCGAGCCGGGCCTGCACCTCGTACCGGAACCCGATCGCCAGGCTCGCCGCGCCCACGTCGACCGGCACCTGCTCGATCAGCACCCGCCGAACCTCCGCCCCCTGCTCGGTGAACAGCGCCGTGAGCGCCTGCCCGTAGCAGTCGACGCCCCGGACGGTCGCCAGCCGCGCGAGGTCCGCCCGCGCACGCTCGGGTGTTCCCAGCACGACGGACCGCGAACCGATCTGCGACGGGCGCTTCGTGAAGGCCCGGCCGTCGTGGCGCGCGGCGTAGCTCGGCGCCTCCACCCCGAGGCACTCGTACCGCGCGGCGTCCTTTTCGAGCGCACTTGTCCGGGATTGTTCCTGCACCGAGTACCCCGGCAGGTCGCGACGGCGCAGCACGGCGGCCTTCGCGAGCCGCTCGGCCTTCGCCTCCCGGATCGCCACCCGGTCCGGCGACGACCCCAAAGCCGCGACCGCCGGCACCGGCACCAGCGAGGTCAGGGCCAGAGCTGCCGAGGTCACCACGACTCGCAGAAACATGCGTCATCCCTCCCGCCCCGGTCGTTTCCGGGTGGCGGTGGGTCGAAACCCCCGCGGGCGGCGGCTCAGAGCGCAGCGACGCGTTGCGCGGCCCTGGCGGCGAGCGCCTCGACGGCCGGCAGTTCGGGCCGCCGACCGTCGTAGCGGGCGGCGTCCACGCTGAACTGCGTCTGCCCGACCAAAACCGCGACGCTGTAGCCACGCATCCGGACGGGGTAGCCGAAGACGGAGGCGCGGACGTCGTAGCGGAGTCCCAGCGCGACGTCGGCTCCCTCGACGCGCACCGGGACCCGCCGGATCGACAGCCTCGTCACCTCCCCGCCCACCTCCCGCAGGCTGCTCGCCATCGAGCGCCGGATGCACGTGAGGGCCCGCTTCCCCGCCGCCACCTTCATGTCGGCCCGGGCCGCCCGCTCGGTGGAGACCACGGTGGCCACGGTTCCGATGTCGAGGGCACCCTTGGTGAAGGTGAAGCCTGCGTCGATCGCTCGATAGGTCGGCTCCTGGGCCCGCAGGCACGCGTAGAACGCGGTGTTGTCTGCGTCGTCGCCGGGTCGAACCCGGTCACGCTGCGCCCGGAAGCCCGGAAAGTCCTTCGGCGTCAGTACCGCTGCCTTCGCGAGCTTCGCGGCTTTTGCCCGCGTCACGGTGGGCTTCACCGCCTGGTCGGCCGCCCCGGCGGGTAACGGCGTCAGCGGAACCGTGGCCAGGGCGGCGGCGACCACCAGCGTGCGCAGAGCCTTCATTGCTTCCCGCTTCCCCGTGCATCTCGTCGATCGGCCTCGCCGAGGCACGCCGAACGGCGCCGCGTTCTTCGGCATCTCCCGTGTCGGTCGGCGCGAAAGGAATCTGAAGACGCGTTCGCGACGAAGTGACGTCCGGCCGTCAAGTGGGGACCTTGGTCCTCCGAAGCGGAGTGCATGACCTCGCTCCTGGACCGCCGGAACGTCCTCACCCTGGCGGCCCTGGTCGCCGCCTCGGGCGTCGTCGGAGTCGCCGAGGCCGACGGCGCCGAGGCGGCCACCACGGCCACGACGTCTCAGGCCAAGCGCAAGACCAAGAAGAAGCTGACGCCGAAGCAGCTCCGCGCCCGCCGACGCCGCCAGGCCCGCAAACGCGCCGCCGAGAAGGCCAGGAAGAAGAAGAAGCCCGCGCCCGCACCGGCCCCGAAGCCGACGCCGACACCGACGCCGACGCCGACCCCGGCCCCCAGCCCGAGCCCGTCCCCCAGCCCGCTGCCGGCGACGGATGCGTTCACCCTCCACCTGCTCCGGCGGGCGACGTTCGGGATCACGCCCGAGCTGCTGACGGACGTCACGAAGGCGGGCGGGGCCCAGGGCTGGCTCGACCAGCAACTGAACCCGAGCGGGCTGGCGGACGTCCCCGCTGCCGTCCTCGGCCGCTGGCCGCTGCACGCCGCGGACCCGCCCGTCGTCCACGCCGCCGGCGACTTCGGCCACTGGAAGTCGATGGAGGACCTCGTCCGCGCGACCGTGGCGCGCCAGCTCTGGTCGAAGCGTCAGCTGTTCGAGGTGATGGTCGACTTCTGGTCGAACCACCTCAACATCACGTGCCCGAGCAGCGAGGTCTGGTCGACCAAGGCCTGGGACGACAGGAACGTCATCCGCAAGCACGCCCTCGGGAGGTTCGAGGACATGCTCACCGCCTCGATGACCTCCCCCGCGATGCTGCTGTACCTGGACAACGCCACCTCGCGCGGCGCCGCCCCGAACGAGAACTACGCCCGCGAGCTCCTCGAGCTGCACACCGTCGGGGTCGACGCCGGCTACGGCCGCGCCGACATCCTCGGCGCCGCGCGAGCCCTGAGCGGCTTGACGGTCTGGGACCCGTGGAACGGCGGCAACGCCACCAACGTCGGGACGTTCCGCTACAACGCGAACTGGCACTACGTCGGCAAGGTGACGGTGCTGGGCTGGTCGCACGCGAACGCGACCAAGAACGACGGGCCCGCCGCCGCGGCGTCGCTCGCCACCTACCTCGCGCGGCACCCCGCGACCGCGGAGCGGATCGCCGCCAAACTCGCCGTCCGGTTCGTGTCCGACACCCCGCCTGCGGCGCTGGTCGAGCGTCTGGCCCGGGTCTACCTCGACAACAACACGGCGATCGTCCCCGTCCTGCGGGCACTGTTCGCCTCCGCGGAGTTCGCCGCCGCGGCGGGCAAGAAGGTGCGCCGGCCGCTCGAGGACCTGATCGCCGCCTGGCGTGCGGTCGGCGTGCAGCCGAACCCGCTCGACACGAATCCCGACGGCGCGGTCGCCGGGATGCGCTGGATGCTCATGCTGCTCGGCCACGCGCCGCTCGGCTGGGCACCGCCGAACGGCTACCCCGACGTGGCCTCGGCGTGGGGCGGCGCCGGACGGACGCTGAACCGCTGGAACGCGCACATCGCGACCACCCAGCAGTGGTGGCCCGAGGGCGTGAAGTGGCCCGACCTCGCCGACCACCTCCTCGACGGCAAGACCCCCGCGACCCGGGGCGCGCTCATCGACACGTTGATCGCGCGACTGCTTCCGGGGATCTCGGTCTCCACCGCCCACCGCAACGCGATGCTCGCCTTCCTCGGCGCGGACGGCCGGATCCGCGACGGCGACACCACGTGGCTCTTCCCCGTCCTCGTCGCCGTCGTCCTCGACAGCCCGTACTGGAGCATCCGATGACCCGTCAGATCCCGTCACAGAACGACGGCTGCCCGGAGTGCGCCGAGGTCGGCACGCTGAACCGACGCCGCTTCCTCCAGGCGCTCGGCGTCACCGGCGCGGCCGTCGCGGCGACCCCGGTGCTCTCCGCCCGCGCGGCCTACGCCGCCGGCGCGTACTCCGGGCCGATCCTGCTCGTGATCTCGCTGCGCGGCGGCATGGACGGGCTCAGCCTCGTGCCGCCGGTCGGAGACCCGGACTACGCCCGCAAGCGGCCGAACATCGCAATCCCCACCTCGACCGCGATCCCGACCGGCAACCCGACGTTCGGCCTGCACCCCGCGCTCGCACCCCTTCAGCCGTTGTGGAACGACGGCCGCCTGGCGTTCGTCCATGCCGTCGGGTCGCCGGACGCGAGCCGCAGCCACTTCTCCGCCACCGACGAACTCGAGCGCGCCGCACCGGGCACGAGCATCCGCACCGGCTGGCTCGACCGCGTCCTCGGCGTCGCGGGGACCGGGACCACCTTCGAGGCCGTCGCGCTCGGGACCGGGGGCGTGCCGCGCCTGATGTCGGGGCCGAACGAGGCGCTCGGCCTGGCGTCGCTGGCGACGTTCAAGCTGCAGAGCCTCGACTGGGTCGGGCCGCGTCTGACCACCGCCCTGCGCACGCTGCACGACAACGCGACCCTGCCGCACGCTGCCGCGGCCACCGCGACCCTCGACGCGCTCGACACGGCGGCGTCGGTCGTCACCAACCACGCCGGTCCGCGCAACGGCGCCGTGTATCCGAAGAACAGCTCACTCGGTGCCGCGCTCGCGGACGCCGCCGCGCTCATCCGCGCGAACGTCGGGTTGCAGGCGCTCGCCGTCGACGTCGGCGACTGGGACATGCACAGCGGTCTCGGCAACCGCGGCGAGGGCGCGTTCGCCGTCAAGGCCGGGGACATCGCCGCCAGCCTGGCGGCGTTCGCCACCGACCTCGGCGAGTCCTTCAACCGCGTCACGGTCGTGACGCTGAGCGAGTTCGGTCGCCGGGTTCAGGAGAACGGCAGCGGCGGCGTCGACCACGGCTACGGCAACGCCGTGCTGCTCGCCGGTGGCGGCCTGGTGGGCACCAAGGTGCACGGCACCTGGCCCACTCTGGCCGACGCCAAACTCGACCACGGCGACCTCGCCGGGACCACGGACTTCCGCAACGTCCTCGGCGAGTACCTCGTCAAGCGGGCCGGTCTGACGACCAGTCAGCTCGGGACGGTGTTCCCCGGCGTTACGCCGTCGTTCGTGGGCGCCTTCCGCTGACAGGCCGGTTCAGCTCTCGGTCGGCTCCGGCGAAGCGGTCTCGACCTCCTCCGCGGGTTCCGGAGTCGCCGCGGGCGGGGTGCCGTACTCGCCGGAGAGCGTGAACTCCTTGCCGGCGAACGCGGATTCGAGCCCGGTGATCGTGCCGAACAGGGCCTCGACGACTTCGAGCGCCCAGATGTCCCGAGGGACACGGAAGAACTGGCCGTTGCGCACCGCGTAGGTGTTCGCGAGCAGCCGCTCGGTGGTGGCGTCCATCTCCTCGCCCTCGGGGAGGCCGAAGAAGAGAACGTCGGCGTCGTAGGAGGCGAGGTTCTCCCGGCTGACCTGGAAGTACTCCTCGGTGATCGAACGCGTCGTCGAGGACGGCACCATCCCGAGGTCCTTGAGCACGACCGGGCCCGGGCTGTAGTCGCTCCGGACGACGTAGCACTCCTCCGGGCCGTAGCTCTCCATGTAGGTGTAACCGGCGCCCACCAGGCCGGCCGCGGCGCCCGCCTTGAGCGCGGCGAGCTTGTCGCGGTACTCGCCGAGGCGCCGATCCATCGCCTCCTCGACGCCGACGACCCGGGCGAGGTCGCGCTGGCGCTGGAACGGCGGGCGCGCGCCCTGGACGAGGTCGATGATCACCGTCGGCGCGATCGAGGAGAGCTTGTCGTAGACCGGGTCGGCCTCGTAGGGCAGGCCGAGGATCAGGTCCGGCTTCGCCGCGGCGATCGCCTCCAGGTCGGGCTGGTCGTGCGTGCCGATGTCGAGCAGCGTCGACCAGACCGGCGGGACCGTCCCGAGCGGTCGGATCGCCTGCGCGGGGTCGGCCGTGTCGCGGACCGTCGCCGCGATCAGCTTGTCGAACCCGAGGCTCGCGACGGCGTAGCCGACCAGCTGGTCGTGCAGCGCCACCACCCGGGTCGGGTTCAGCGGGATCTCGACGGGGCCGTGGGAGCTGTCGACCGTTCGCGTCGTGGGCGCGGACGGCGTCGGCTGCGCCTCGGGGTCGTCATCGTCGGCGCACGCGGTCAGCATCCCGGCGGCGACGAGCATCGAGAGGAACTGACGGCGCGTCGCCTCGTCGGTGATCTCCAGCAGGGTCGCGGTCGGCATGTCC of the Sporichthya polymorpha DSM 43042 genome contains:
- a CDS encoding ABC transporter substrate-binding protein; this translates as MPTATLLEITDEATRRQFLSMLVAAGMLTACADDDDPEAQPTPSAPTTRTVDSSHGPVEIPLNPTRVVALHDQLVGYAVASLGFDKLIAATVRDTADPAQAIRPLGTVPPVWSTLLDIGTHDQPDLEAIAAAKPDLILGLPYEADPVYDKLSSIAPTVIIDLVQGARPPFQRQRDLARVVGVEEAMDRRLGEYRDKLAALKAGAAAGLVGAGYTYMESYGPEECYVVRSDYSPGPVVLKDLGMVPSSTTRSITEEYFQVSRENLASYDADVLFFGLPEGEEMDATTERLLANTYAVRNGQFFRVPRDIWALEVVEALFGTITGLESAFAGKEFTLSGEYGTPPAATPEPAEEVETASPEPTES
- a CDS encoding flavin-containing monooxygenase, with product MSRRDPRIAVIGAGMSGLCLAAKMRAAGMENVVLFEKADRVGGTWRENTYPGLSCDVPSRYYSYSFAPNPHWTRLYSPGAEIQEYLRRVARDLDLERHIRFRTEVQEAEWIDGRWRVRTTDGAEEDFDFLVSAAGVLHHPRVADIPGLDSFAGASFHSAQWDHSVPLDGRRVAVIGSGSTATQITVALAPRCAEFKLFARTPQWVYPTPNPQYRPWSRLMLASFPALNRRWGRISYRFWQTVLEQVFGMAVIRPGWQRHLVTVSCHLHLRRVKDPALRERLRPKDKPACKRMIFASRFYKRFNDGDATLVDTPIDRVTEQGIRTTDGQLHEVDVIVLATGFHAHTYLRPVELIGPDGLRLSKVWSGEPRGYRTIALPGFPNFFLLLGPHSPIGNQSLFMITETQVDYLLQWVERWRAGEYDAATPTEDATDAFQAEMRRAYPDTIWTSGCQSWYLGADGLPALWPFTPQDHRDMLAEPNLAEWELTKA
- a CDS encoding DUF1800 domain-containing protein, with the translated sequence MTSLLDRRNVLTLAALVAASGVVGVAEADGAEAATTATTSQAKRKTKKKLTPKQLRARRRRQARKRAAEKARKKKKPAPAPAPKPTPTPTPTPTPAPSPSPSPSPLPATDAFTLHLLRRATFGITPELLTDVTKAGGAQGWLDQQLNPSGLADVPAAVLGRWPLHAADPPVVHAAGDFGHWKSMEDLVRATVARQLWSKRQLFEVMVDFWSNHLNITCPSSEVWSTKAWDDRNVIRKHALGRFEDMLTASMTSPAMLLYLDNATSRGAAPNENYARELLELHTVGVDAGYGRADILGAARALSGLTVWDPWNGGNATNVGTFRYNANWHYVGKVTVLGWSHANATKNDGPAAAASLATYLARHPATAERIAAKLAVRFVSDTPPAALVERLARVYLDNNTAIVPVLRALFASAEFAAAAGKKVRRPLEDLIAAWRAVGVQPNPLDTNPDGAVAGMRWMLMLLGHAPLGWAPPNGYPDVASAWGGAGRTLNRWNAHIATTQQWWPEGVKWPDLADHLLDGKTPATRGALIDTLIARLLPGISVSTAHRNAMLAFLGADGRIRDGDTTWLFPVLVAVVLDSPYWSIR
- a CDS encoding DUF1501 domain-containing protein, yielding MTRQIPSQNDGCPECAEVGTLNRRRFLQALGVTGAAVAATPVLSARAAYAAGAYSGPILLVISLRGGMDGLSLVPPVGDPDYARKRPNIAIPTSTAIPTGNPTFGLHPALAPLQPLWNDGRLAFVHAVGSPDASRSHFSATDELERAAPGTSIRTGWLDRVLGVAGTGTTFEAVALGTGGVPRLMSGPNEALGLASLATFKLQSLDWVGPRLTTALRTLHDNATLPHAAAATATLDALDTAASVVTNHAGPRNGAVYPKNSSLGAALADAAALIRANVGLQALAVDVGDWDMHSGLGNRGEGAFAVKAGDIAASLAAFATDLGESFNRVTVVTLSEFGRRVQENGSGGVDHGYGNAVLLAGGGLVGTKVHGTWPTLADAKLDHGDLAGTTDFRNVLGEYLVKRAGLTTSQLGTVFPGVTPSFVGAFR
- a CDS encoding TetR/AcrR family transcriptional regulator; its protein translation is MATQVERSSATREKVIAATIACLVERGYPGVTIAAVAERAGVSRGAVTHQYPDKARLVVEVVEEIGRRRTDEVLAMLEDIPVGPRRVEVGLDALWDKFHDPIYTAALEVYVAARTDPKLHPRVLQLEEDLDEAIRAVIRAMAGPVRSPKRLDVRADVLLNTMRGLALMHATGAPTEPLDRAWTQARADARDALLALAR